One window of Psychrobacillus sp. FSL H8-0483 genomic DNA carries:
- the fliF gene encoding flagellar basal-body MS-ring/collar protein FliF, producing the protein MNDRIKKITSDITVFWKSRTKMQKGTLIGSVAAVIVIAAVLTTFMTRTEFVPLYSEVSPSEIGRIKENLDAQGVPNEIAPGGTSILVPADQVDSLLVQLAAEGFPQSGMIDYSFFSQNAGFGMTDNEFNVLKLATMQTEVANLIKSVEGVKDAKVMITLPQEGVFLSQSNESASASIVLNTEPGYQFTETQILSLYNLVSKSIPNLSTDNIVITNQYSEYFDLKQANSGAGGSNVTDQMTVKKTIERDLQRQVQTMLSTLMGQDKVVVSVTTDIDFKQENREENLVEPVDVENMAGIQISAQRISETFTGNNPIAGGTPQAEDATDNFTNYVEGSTANGDYERMEDTINNEVNRIRKEIVESPYKIRDIGIQVMVEPPNPEDITSMPDGVEEDIEQILSTIIRTSIDKGEAGELTEQQLQEKIVVSVQPFNGKSTFVAETTAAIPWWVYVVGGILLAAIILLLVFIVRSRRNEEEELVILEEQREELKIDDINDEKETEASLRRKQLEKMAKDKPEDFAKLLRTWIAED; encoded by the coding sequence ATGAATGATCGAATAAAAAAAATCACAAGTGATATAACAGTATTTTGGAAGAGTCGTACGAAAATGCAAAAAGGGACATTGATTGGGAGTGTTGCAGCAGTTATTGTAATAGCAGCTGTTCTTACGACCTTTATGACAAGAACAGAATTTGTTCCACTGTATTCAGAAGTATCGCCTTCTGAAATAGGGCGTATTAAAGAAAATTTGGATGCGCAAGGAGTTCCAAATGAAATCGCTCCTGGAGGAACATCTATTTTAGTTCCTGCAGACCAGGTAGATTCGTTGTTAGTGCAATTAGCAGCAGAAGGTTTTCCGCAATCTGGAATGATTGACTATAGCTTTTTCTCGCAAAATGCTGGATTTGGTATGACAGATAATGAATTTAACGTTTTGAAGCTCGCTACTATGCAAACAGAAGTAGCTAATTTGATTAAAAGTGTGGAAGGGGTAAAAGATGCCAAAGTAATGATTACATTACCACAAGAAGGCGTCTTCTTATCACAAAGCAATGAATCAGCAAGTGCTTCCATTGTATTGAATACAGAACCTGGATATCAATTTACCGAAACGCAAATTTTGTCCTTATATAATTTAGTTTCTAAATCAATTCCAAATTTATCTACAGATAATATTGTTATTACGAACCAATACTCTGAGTATTTTGATTTAAAACAAGCTAACTCAGGTGCTGGTGGATCAAATGTTACGGATCAAATGACCGTGAAAAAGACTATTGAACGTGATCTGCAAAGACAAGTACAAACAATGTTGAGTACGTTAATGGGTCAAGATAAAGTGGTTGTTTCTGTTACGACAGATATCGACTTTAAACAAGAAAATCGAGAAGAAAATTTAGTTGAACCAGTAGATGTAGAAAATATGGCTGGTATACAAATTAGTGCACAACGTATTTCTGAAACTTTCACAGGAAATAACCCAATTGCGGGAGGTACACCACAAGCAGAAGATGCGACAGATAATTTTACTAACTATGTAGAAGGTTCTACTGCAAATGGTGACTATGAAAGAATGGAAGATACAATTAATAATGAAGTAAATCGAATTCGCAAAGAAATTGTCGAAAGTCCATATAAGATTAGAGATATTGGGATTCAAGTTATGGTAGAACCTCCAAATCCAGAGGATATTACTTCAATGCCTGACGGAGTAGAGGAGGATATTGAACAAATCCTATCAACTATTATTCGAACTTCCATCGATAAAGGCGAAGCAGGCGAATTAACGGAACAACAATTACAAGAAAAAATCGTTGTATCTGTCCAACCGTTTAACGGCAAATCTACATTTGTTGCAGAAACAACTGCTGCTATTCCGTGGTGGGTGTATGTAGTAGGTGGAATTTTACTAGCAGCAATTATACTTCTCCTTGTTTTCATCGTACGTTCTAGAAGAAATGAGGAAGAAGAGTTAGTCATTCTCGAAGAACAAAGAGAAGAACTCAAAATCGATGATATTAATGATGAAAAAGAAACAGAAGCTAGCTTAAGACGAAAACAACTAGAAAAAATGGCTAAAGACAAGCCAGAAGATTTCGCTAAATTGTTACGTACTTGGATAGCTGAGGATTAA
- the fliG gene encoding flagellar motor switch protein FliG, with product MNKKEKELTGKQKAALLLISLGPEVSASIYKHLNEEEIERLTLEISSVKKVEPEIKEDIIEEFHNIALAQDYISQGGIGYARTVLEKALGTDHAQAIINRLTSSLQVRPFDFARRAEPTQLFNFIQNEHPQTIALILSYLEAQQAGIILSSLPQEVQADIAKRIATMDSTSPEVISEIESVLERKLSSTVTQDYTETGGIDAVVEVLNGVDRTTEKTILDALEIQDPELAEEIKKRMFVFEDIVTLDNRSIQRVIRDCENEDLILSMKVSSEEVKDIIFRNMSTRMAETFKEEMEIMGPVRLRDVEEAQTRIVSVIRRLEDAGEIIIARGGGDDIIV from the coding sequence ATGAATAAGAAAGAAAAAGAACTAACTGGTAAACAAAAAGCCGCGCTCTTATTGATTTCTCTCGGACCTGAAGTGTCAGCTTCCATTTATAAACATTTAAATGAAGAAGAAATCGAGCGTTTAACATTAGAAATTTCTAGTGTGAAAAAAGTAGAGCCTGAAATAAAAGAGGATATTATCGAGGAGTTTCATAATATTGCACTAGCGCAGGATTATATTTCTCAAGGTGGAATAGGGTATGCGAGAACAGTCCTTGAAAAAGCATTAGGGACAGATCATGCGCAAGCCATTATTAATCGCTTAACATCTTCACTTCAGGTTAGACCTTTTGACTTTGCTAGACGGGCAGAGCCAACACAATTATTTAACTTTATTCAAAATGAGCATCCACAAACAATTGCACTTATATTATCTTACTTAGAAGCTCAACAGGCAGGGATTATTCTTTCCTCCTTGCCTCAAGAGGTACAAGCAGATATTGCAAAGCGTATTGCAACAATGGATTCTACATCACCAGAAGTAATTAGTGAAATCGAATCCGTATTAGAACGTAAGCTATCATCTACGGTTACCCAAGATTACACAGAAACGGGTGGAATCGATGCGGTAGTCGAAGTGTTAAATGGAGTAGACCGTACAACAGAGAAAACGATTTTGGATGCTTTAGAAATTCAAGATCCAGAACTGGCAGAAGAAATTAAGAAAAGAATGTTTGTATTTGAGGATATTGTTACGCTTGATAATCGCTCCATTCAACGAGTTATACGTGACTGTGAAAATGAAGATTTAATTCTTTCCATGAAAGTATCTAGTGAAGAAGTGAAAGATATTATTTTCCGAAATATGTCCACACGTATGGCAGAAACATTTAAGGAAGAGATGGAAATCATGGGCCCTGTTCGTTTACGTGATGTAGAAGAGGCGCAAACTCGTATCGTTTCCGTTATTAGAAGACTTGAAGATGCTGGTGAAATAATTATTGCCCGTGGTGGAGGAGATGACATTATTGTCTAG
- a CDS encoding FliH/SctL family protein: MTLLSRIFRNVQMNEGIEKAKPIQIINLHKQENVDVDQPLSLEIISKEREKMVQEVNQDILNKKQALAIEMEETKQFIESERIAWDEQKLAFQQAAYDEGFVQGIEEGRMKALADMQQSLFTANETMTVAHENAAQYLQHQEHVILELAIRSAERILGAKLEENDELFLSIVKRGLKEAREMKEIKLYVSATYFTLVSSNREELASIFPIDVPFMIFVDEEMKETDGYIETNHGRIVVSIDEQLQELRRKLVDILDSME; the protein is encoded by the coding sequence ATGACATTATTGTCTAGAATTTTCCGAAACGTACAAATGAATGAGGGGATTGAAAAAGCAAAACCTATTCAAATTATAAACCTTCATAAACAAGAAAATGTAGATGTAGATCAACCTCTTTCCCTGGAAATTATTTCTAAAGAAAGAGAAAAAATGGTTCAAGAAGTTAACCAGGACATATTAAACAAAAAACAAGCATTAGCAATTGAAATGGAAGAAACGAAGCAATTTATCGAAAGTGAAAGGATTGCATGGGATGAGCAAAAGTTAGCATTTCAGCAAGCGGCTTATGATGAAGGTTTCGTACAAGGGATAGAAGAAGGAAGAATGAAAGCACTTGCTGACATGCAGCAATCTTTATTTACGGCAAATGAAACAATGACGGTAGCTCATGAAAATGCTGCTCAATATTTACAGCATCAAGAGCATGTCATATTGGAACTTGCCATTCGCAGTGCGGAGCGAATTTTAGGTGCAAAGCTAGAAGAAAACGATGAACTATTTCTATCTATTGTAAAAAGGGGACTTAAGGAAGCAAGAGAAATGAAAGAAATTAAACTCTATGTTTCTGCTACATACTTTACGCTTGTATCAAGTAATCGTGAAGAGCTTGCTTCCATCTTTCCGATAGATGTACCATTTATGATTTTTGTTGATGAAGAAATGAAAGAAACAGATGGTTATATCGAAACAAATCACGGAAGAATTGTCGTGAGTATTGATGAACAACTACAAGAGTTACGACGAAAGCTAGTTGATATTCTAGACAGTATGGAGTGA
- the fliI gene encoding flagellar protein export ATPase FliI, producing the protein MKAKDLIQQISNVPTFKKYGRVNRVVGLMIESQGPESSIGDVCKIHINSAKNGHSVILAEVVGFKEEIVVLMPYTNIREISTGCLVEGTNSPLEVKVGPELIGKVLDSMGNPIDGTVLSKGLKTVGTEQDPPNPLTRPPIHERIEVGVKAIDGMLTVGKGQRVGIFAGSGVGKSTLLGMIARNTNADLNVIALIGERGREVREFIERDLGKEGLEKSIVIAATSDQPALMRIKGAFTATAIAEYFRDKGLNVMLMMDSVTRVAMAQREIGLAVGEPPATRGYTPSVFSILPKLLERTGTNEQGTITAFYTVLVDGDDMNEPIADTVRGILDGHIVLDRSLANKGQYPAINVLKSISRLMNHISDENHVKAAERLRELYFTYNKSEDLINIGAYKRGTSREIDEAIQYEPLITSFLKQGYLDKVSLDSSVSELVALSNGGV; encoded by the coding sequence ATGAAAGCAAAAGATTTAATTCAACAAATCTCGAATGTGCCTACATTTAAAAAATATGGTCGTGTGAATCGCGTTGTTGGATTAATGATTGAATCTCAAGGACCTGAAAGTTCCATAGGAGATGTATGTAAAATACATATTAACTCTGCAAAAAATGGACATTCGGTCATTCTAGCTGAAGTAGTTGGTTTCAAAGAAGAAATAGTTGTTTTAATGCCCTACACAAATATCCGTGAAATTTCTACTGGTTGTTTAGTTGAAGGTACGAATAGTCCGCTGGAAGTAAAAGTAGGTCCTGAGTTAATAGGGAAAGTGCTCGATTCTATGGGGAATCCGATTGATGGAACCGTATTATCAAAAGGATTAAAGACAGTAGGTACAGAACAAGATCCTCCCAATCCGCTTACAAGACCACCTATCCATGAACGGATAGAAGTTGGTGTAAAAGCTATTGATGGCATGCTAACAGTTGGAAAAGGGCAGAGAGTTGGTATTTTTGCGGGGTCTGGGGTCGGCAAAAGTACATTGCTAGGCATGATTGCTAGAAATACGAATGCGGATTTAAATGTTATTGCCCTCATTGGAGAGCGAGGAAGAGAAGTACGTGAATTTATCGAGAGAGATTTAGGAAAAGAAGGTTTAGAGAAATCCATTGTAATTGCAGCAACATCCGATCAGCCAGCATTAATGCGTATTAAAGGTGCATTTACTGCTACTGCAATTGCTGAATATTTTCGAGACAAAGGTCTTAATGTCATGCTTATGATGGATTCTGTTACCCGTGTTGCAATGGCACAAAGAGAAATAGGTCTTGCGGTAGGTGAACCACCTGCTACAAGAGGATATACGCCTTCTGTATTCTCGATATTACCAAAATTACTCGAACGCACTGGTACGAACGAACAAGGTACCATTACTGCATTTTATACAGTATTAGTAGATGGGGACGATATGAATGAACCAATTGCCGATACCGTTCGAGGTATCCTAGATGGGCATATCGTTTTAGATCGATCGTTAGCAAATAAAGGACAATACCCAGCCATTAACGTGCTTAAAAGCATTAGTCGTTTAATGAATCATATATCCGATGAAAATCATGTGAAAGCTGCAGAACGTTTACGTGAATTGTATTTTACTTACAATAAATCGGAGGATCTGATTAATATTGGAGCGTATAAACGTGGTACTTCAAGAGAAATTGATGAAGCGATACAATATGAGCCTTTAATTACCTCCTTTTTGAAACAAGGTTATTTGGACAAAGTATCGCTAGACTCAAGTGTGAGCGAATTAGTTGCTTTATCTAATGGTGGTGTCTAA
- the fliJ gene encoding flagellar export protein FliJ, with amino-acid sequence MVSYHYKFDKVLTVREQEKSETELAYKESVMVFEKVATELYDLLKKKEETMDAQNNQLTNGLSINHIHHYSNYIVGLQKRIDTLQKEVMQARSKMKWFEEKLLERTLEVRKFEKIKEKDYILFQQEQQRLETIQLDEISSLKFQNKEIR; translated from the coding sequence ATGGTGTCTTATCATTATAAATTTGATAAAGTTTTGACAGTTCGAGAACAAGAAAAGTCAGAGACAGAGCTAGCCTACAAAGAAAGTGTTATGGTTTTTGAAAAAGTAGCTACTGAATTATATGATCTTCTTAAGAAGAAAGAAGAAACAATGGATGCACAAAATAACCAATTAACTAATGGTTTATCCATTAATCATATCCATCATTACTCCAACTATATAGTTGGGTTGCAAAAAAGAATTGATACGTTACAAAAAGAAGTAATGCAAGCTCGTTCTAAAATGAAATGGTTTGAAGAAAAACTGTTAGAAAGAACGCTAGAAGTTCGTAAGTTTGAAAAGATAAAAGAAAAAGACTATATACTTTTTCAGCAAGAACAACAAAGACTTGAAACAATACAACTAGATGAAATATCATCCTTAAAGTTTCAAAACAAAGAGATTAGGTGA
- a CDS encoding flagellar hook-length control protein FliK → MNIAAVVNMGNNIAVQPKAQQASISGNSQAFGNVFGQILSNQQVQQPATSGLDESLQNLVQDLLSILDANSLEEVESLLGSKELTVNPKELKELLSKLLGEETDPTAELMESNVWDLLAGINEQASKLSDAIVLSLNGQGTATPVEAKQAVELLKIAQLIGNKSDLTLKQDSTLFDLKQLMDNLKENLAKEGQSPVVMQTLKPITQQLSVKHVITQVSNPIANNTVVETKELTSNIQGQTTTLVQSKVETVSITLPAEKPAQSEEFMKELQKVMNRVQFGQAGGANRLVIKLYPEQLGTIRIELIQKDGMISTKMLASTALGKELLDSHSNQLRQGLASQNIQVDKLEITQALQDPSRQDRNQSFQDSLKQQQQQQENQQESNDESDEQSTFQDFLKEMEV, encoded by the coding sequence GTGAATATCGCAGCAGTAGTTAATATGGGAAATAATATTGCAGTGCAGCCAAAAGCCCAGCAGGCATCGATTAGTGGAAACTCGCAAGCGTTTGGAAATGTATTTGGTCAAATATTATCAAATCAGCAAGTACAACAACCGGCTACCTCAGGTTTAGACGAATCACTACAGAATCTAGTGCAAGATTTATTATCTATTCTAGACGCTAATTCATTAGAAGAAGTAGAGAGTTTATTAGGCTCTAAAGAATTGACGGTTAATCCGAAAGAATTAAAAGAGCTACTTAGCAAACTTCTTGGAGAAGAAACAGATCCAACAGCTGAACTAATGGAATCGAATGTATGGGACTTACTAGCAGGCATAAATGAACAAGCAAGTAAGCTTTCAGATGCAATCGTACTTTCCCTGAATGGCCAAGGAACAGCTACCCCAGTAGAAGCAAAACAAGCGGTTGAATTACTTAAAATTGCGCAACTTATTGGAAACAAATCGGATTTAACACTAAAGCAAGATTCTACATTATTTGATCTAAAACAATTAATGGATAATTTAAAAGAGAATCTAGCAAAAGAAGGGCAAAGTCCTGTTGTAATGCAAACACTAAAGCCGATTACCCAGCAACTATCAGTTAAACATGTGATAACTCAAGTTTCTAACCCAATTGCAAATAATACAGTAGTTGAAACGAAAGAATTAACCTCCAACATACAAGGACAAACAACAACACTTGTACAATCAAAAGTGGAAACTGTGTCTATTACGTTACCTGCTGAGAAACCTGCTCAATCTGAAGAATTCATGAAAGAATTACAAAAAGTCATGAATCGTGTTCAATTTGGACAAGCAGGAGGAGCTAATAGACTAGTCATCAAGCTTTATCCTGAACAGCTAGGAACAATTCGAATTGAATTGATTCAAAAAGACGGTATGATTTCTACTAAAATGCTAGCGTCAACTGCTTTAGGAAAAGAATTACTAGATTCACACTCTAATCAGTTAAGACAAGGTTTGGCAAGTCAAAACATTCAAGTGGATAAGCTAGAAATTACACAAGCGTTACAAGATCCATCTAGACAAGATAGAAACCAGTCTTTCCAAGATTCTTTAAAGCAACAACAACAACAGCAGGAAAATCAACAAGAGAGTAATGACGAATCAGATGAACAGTCTACTTTCCAAGATTTTTTAAAGGAAATGGAGGTTTAA
- the flgD gene encoding flagellar hook assembly protein FlgD — MAEKTEMKPITSGMYLNNKKTAERKTGNSTLGKDDFLKILMTQLQNQDPTNPMKDNEFIAQMAQFSSLEQMTNMTKAFEQFALGQQQTQLIQYNQFVGKQVKWHEVTGELDENEKPIINEGTGTIVSVKFIDGGVEFTLADGKKITPGNISEVISGDSTDSNSLVEASMMIGKTVTYIPSKPVTEPDPEEGDGSDTGTDTGTDTAVTAKVESVSKKDGVIVFNLSDGTSITADQMISIS; from the coding sequence ATGGCTGAAAAGACCGAAATGAAACCAATAACATCAGGTATGTACTTAAATAATAAAAAAACAGCTGAACGTAAAACAGGGAACAGTACGCTTGGTAAAGATGATTTTTTGAAAATATTAATGACTCAGCTTCAAAATCAAGACCCTACAAATCCAATGAAGGATAATGAGTTCATTGCTCAAATGGCACAGTTTTCATCATTAGAACAAATGACAAATATGACAAAAGCATTTGAACAATTCGCTCTTGGTCAACAACAAACTCAGCTGATTCAGTACAATCAATTTGTTGGTAAGCAAGTGAAGTGGCATGAAGTAACAGGAGAATTAGATGAAAACGAAAAACCTATCATTAATGAAGGTACAGGTACAATTGTTTCTGTAAAATTTATCGATGGTGGGGTGGAATTCACTTTAGCAGACGGCAAAAAAATTACTCCTGGTAATATTTCAGAAGTAATCTCAGGAGATAGTACAGATTCAAATAGTCTAGTTGAAGCGAGCATGATGATTGGTAAAACAGTTACTTACATTCCATCCAAACCAGTAACGGAACCTGATCCTGAAGAGGGGGATGGAAGTGATACAGGGACTGATACAGGAACTGATACAGCAGTAACTGCAAAAGTCGAGTCCGTCTCAAAGAAAGATGGAGTTATTGTGTTCAACTTGAGTGATGGCACATCTATAACAGCAGATCAAATGATATCAATTAGTTAA
- a CDS encoding TIGR02530 family flagellar biosynthesis protein, with translation MDKIQLNRVPLQPTIRQPLTSKHVSTSRQSFLQHLQEATVKTDLKVSKHANQRLIERDIHISDAEWQLVSDKVMEARSKGVNDSLVLMDQAALIVSAKNATVITAMDRREAKNQLFTNIDGTIVLN, from the coding sequence ATGGACAAAATTCAACTAAATCGCGTCCCGCTGCAACCAACAATCCGTCAACCACTCACATCAAAACATGTTTCAACATCAAGACAATCATTTTTACAGCATTTGCAGGAAGCTACTGTAAAAACGGATTTGAAAGTAAGTAAGCATGCTAATCAACGTTTGATCGAAAGAGATATTCACATATCAGATGCAGAATGGCAGTTAGTGAGTGATAAAGTAATGGAAGCGCGCTCTAAAGGTGTGAATGACTCATTAGTATTGATGGATCAAGCAGCATTAATCGTTAGTGCAAAAAATGCAACAGTGATTACTGCAATGGATCGCAGGGAAGCAAAAAATCAATTATTCACTAATATTGACGGCACTATCGTGCTGAACTAA
- the flgG gene encoding flagellar basal body rod protein FlgG — protein sequence MIRSMYSGISGLKNFQTKLDVIGNNIANVNTYGFKKGRTVFKDLISQTTAGASAASQTRGGVNAKQIGLGAQLSAIDTIHSGGSLQTTNNTLDLAVSGDGFFIVADGDANPPTAFSNPSYTRAGNFYMDSNGYLVNSDGKYVYGFSDPAAQDLTSADTDYELAQDVVSLTTTPDGVLPSASGSEIESPIRIPTNAQSMSISQNGTVTFVDSTGELRYAGQLVMAKFANAAGLQKAGSNYYQESPNSGTPFYSVGTEQGMGSVNSGFLEMSNVDLSEEFTDMIVAQRGFQANTRIITTSDQILEELVNLKR from the coding sequence ATGATTCGCTCAATGTACTCAGGTATTTCAGGCTTAAAAAACTTCCAAACAAAACTAGATGTTATTGGTAATAACATTGCAAACGTAAATACATATGGCTTTAAAAAAGGTCGTACCGTATTTAAAGATTTGATTTCACAAACAACTGCGGGTGCATCTGCAGCTTCTCAAACACGAGGAGGAGTTAACGCAAAGCAAATTGGACTAGGTGCCCAATTATCTGCTATTGATACCATTCATTCAGGTGGATCTTTGCAAACAACAAATAATACATTAGATTTAGCGGTTTCTGGAGATGGGTTCTTTATAGTTGCGGACGGAGATGCAAATCCACCAACTGCATTTTCTAATCCATCATATACTCGCGCAGGTAATTTTTATATGGATTCAAATGGTTATTTGGTGAATTCAGATGGTAAATATGTTTATGGATTCTCGGATCCAGCTGCACAAGATTTAACAAGTGCTGATACGGATTATGAACTAGCGCAAGATGTTGTTTCATTAACGACGACACCTGATGGGGTTTTACCATCTGCATCTGGGTCTGAGATTGAATCTCCGATCAGAATACCAACTAATGCTCAAAGTATGTCTATATCTCAAAATGGTACAGTGACATTTGTTGATTCAACTGGTGAGTTACGTTATGCAGGTCAGTTAGTAATGGCTAAGTTTGCGAATGCTGCGGGGCTTCAAAAAGCTGGTTCAAACTATTATCAAGAATCTCCTAACTCAGGTACGCCATTTTATTCGGTTGGTACTGAACAAGGTATGGGGTCAGTCAACTCTGGCTTCCTAGAAATGTCTAACGTCGATCTATCTGAAGAATTTACAGATATGATTGTAGCGCAACGTGGATTCCAGGCAAACACTCGTATTATTACAACATCTGACCAAATTTTAGAAGAGCTTGTAAATCTAAAACGATAA
- a CDS encoding flagellar FlbD family protein, whose amino-acid sequence MIKLTRLNGKEFLLNALYIETVESFPDTTITLTNGHKYVALESREDVALKISQFYNEIHILSNPHIRGDQDAE is encoded by the coding sequence ATGATTAAATTAACACGATTAAATGGTAAAGAGTTTTTGTTAAATGCTCTATACATAGAGACGGTTGAATCTTTTCCAGATACAACGATAACACTCACAAACGGTCATAAATATGTTGCGTTGGAATCAAGAGAAGATGTGGCTTTAAAAATCTCTCAATTTTACAATGAAATACATATATTATCGAATCCCCATATAAGAGGTGATCAAGATGCAGAATAA
- the fliL gene encoding flagellar basal body-associated protein FliL produces the protein MQNKNKLLTIMLIILVSITLIGVIALLIVFQLNKGEESTEPTIDEIVESSIDIGEITTNLAGNKFIRIAMKVQTDSPEAAEELTKRDFQVKNIIITELSEMTPEDLEGKQGKVMFESSLKTKINELMDDGEVQQVYITSSIIQ, from the coding sequence ATGCAGAATAAAAATAAATTATTAACTATTATGCTAATTATTTTAGTTTCCATCACTTTAATAGGTGTTATCGCATTGCTCATTGTTTTTCAGTTAAATAAAGGGGAAGAGAGTACAGAACCAACAATTGACGAAATTGTAGAATCTTCCATTGATATAGGAGAAATAACTACGAATCTTGCAGGGAATAAATTTATTCGCATTGCTATGAAAGTGCAAACGGATAGCCCAGAAGCAGCAGAGGAACTAACGAAACGTGATTTTCAAGTGAAAAATATTATCATAACGGAGCTTTCTGAAATGACTCCTGAGGATTTAGAAGGAAAGCAAGGAAAAGTAATGTTTGAATCATCGTTAAAAACAAAAATCAATGAGTTAATGGACGATGGTGAAGTTCAACAAGTATATATAACTTCTTCGATTATTCAGTAA
- the fliM gene encoding flagellar motor switch protein FliM, whose translation MAGDILSQSEIDALLSALSTGEMTADEMKGEQESRKVRVYDFKRALRFSKDQIRSLTRIHENFARLLTTFFSAQLRTYVQISVVSVDQIPFEEFIRSVPHMTLINVFEVPPLEGNILMEINPNIAYSMLDLLMGGKGQPPAKVSSLTEIETKIMMNLFERSFDNLREAWVNIADIDPILTELEVNPQFLQMISPNETVVVISFNTIIGETSGMINICIPHVVLEPIVPNLSVRYWMQTNKKEVSPEQLQVLERRVKSAEIPVVAELGSTDISIEDLLYLQLGDVIQLNTKIDDSLTIKVGSIPKFKAQPGKLKKRMAVQVMETLKGGEDDDE comes from the coding sequence TTGGCAGGAGATATTTTATCTCAATCAGAAATAGATGCGTTGTTAAGTGCGCTTTCCACAGGTGAAATGACCGCAGATGAGATGAAAGGTGAACAGGAGTCCAGAAAAGTTAGAGTGTACGACTTTAAACGTGCTCTTCGGTTCTCGAAGGACCAAATTCGTAGTCTAACGCGGATTCATGAAAACTTTGCTCGTTTATTAACAACATTTTTTTCTGCCCAATTAAGAACGTACGTACAAATTTCAGTAGTTTCAGTGGACCAAATACCTTTTGAAGAATTTATTCGTTCGGTACCACACATGACTCTTATCAATGTGTTTGAAGTTCCTCCATTAGAGGGGAATATTTTGATGGAAATTAACCCAAACATTGCTTATTCTATGTTAGATTTATTAATGGGTGGTAAAGGACAACCCCCTGCAAAGGTAAGTAGTTTAACAGAAATAGAAACAAAGATAATGATGAATTTATTTGAACGTTCGTTTGATAATCTTCGAGAAGCTTGGGTTAATATTGCGGATATTGATCCAATTTTAACGGAGCTGGAAGTGAATCCACAATTTTTACAAATGATCTCTCCAAATGAAACGGTTGTTGTAATTTCATTTAATACAATTATTGGTGAAACGAGTGGAATGATTAATATTTGTATCCCTCATGTTGTTTTGGAGCCAATTGTACCGAACTTATCGGTACGCTATTGGATGCAAACAAATAAAAAAGAAGTATCACCAGAACAACTACAAGTGTTGGAAAGACGAGTAAAATCAGCGGAAATTCCAGTAGTAGCGGAACTCGGTTCAACCGATATTTCTATAGAAGATTTATTGTATTTACAATTAGGAGATGTTATTCAGTTGAATACGAAAATAGATGACTCGCTAACAATTAAAGTAGGAAGCATCCCTAAATTTAAAGCCCAACCAGGAAAACTAAAAAAACGAATGGCTGTTCAAGTCATGGAAACTTTGAAAGGAGGAGAGGATGATGATGAGTGA